Within Caproicibacterium argilliputei, the genomic segment CAGCGGTTCCACCGGAAGCAAATTAAAAACGGCAAGCAGTGCATTGGACAAGCCAAACAGCCGCACAGGCAGCGAAACACCGAAGCACGCAGCCCAATAGACTGCGCCAATCCATAACACAAAGTTTGCAGCCGGCCCGGCTGCTGCAATCAGGGCATCCTGCCCGTAAGAATCCGCTCCATTTCCCGTTTGAATTTCCGCACCGAAAGCGGTGAAGCGAATGCGCTTTGGCGGGCACCCACACCCTGCCATTGCCAACAGATGGCCGCCCTCATGAAAAGCAGCGGCGGCCAGTCCGCATACCGCCGCACCCGACCTGTCTGCTAAAAGCAGAAAAGCAAGCAGTGCAAAGAACGGCACCGTCGCCTGCACGGTGCATCTCCCTACTGACAGAATCATGGCGCTGACTGCA encodes:
- a CDS encoding site-2 protease family protein, with translation MILSVGRCTVQATVPFFALLAFLLLADRSGAAVCGLAAAAFHEGGHLLAMAGCGCPPKRIRFTAFGAEIQTGNGADSYGQDALIAAAGPAANFVLWIGAVYWAACFGVSLPVRLFGLSNALLAVFNLLPVEPLDGGQALFSLLSVFLKREQARRIIRLISFFTLVPVAALGFLILFRSRWNLTLLLAALYLLFLLLMKKDRYL